The following proteins are encoded in a genomic region of Dyadobacter sp. UC 10:
- the lptE gene encoding LPS assembly lipoprotein LptE, translated as MILKNKWAKWPLRADSNSVKKFLFLFLVFNSSVFLSGCGVYSFTGTNLSPDIKTFSVLNFTMGTAGGPSDLPQRLTEDLKEYFQRNTSLTSQPGGGDLVLEGSITGYDVLPAAPTANDQAGLNRLNVTVQVRYTNAKDETKNFDQSFTYYADFPQDQTLNQNEARLLPTIRENIVQQIFNKSAADW; from the coding sequence ATGATATTGAAGAATAAGTGGGCTAAATGGCCGTTGCGGGCTGATAGCAACAGTGTTAAGAAGTTTTTATTTTTATTCCTGGTTTTTAACAGTTCAGTTTTCCTTTCAGGCTGCGGCGTATATTCCTTTACAGGTACCAATCTTTCCCCCGATATCAAGACTTTCAGTGTCCTGAATTTTACGATGGGAACTGCCGGCGGCCCGTCCGATCTGCCGCAGCGTCTGACAGAAGACCTGAAAGAATATTTTCAGCGAAATACAAGTTTGACGAGTCAACCCGGCGGTGGCGACCTGGTTTTGGAAGGCTCGATAACTGGTTATGACGTACTTCCCGCAGCGCCTACCGCGAATGACCAGGCAGGTTTAAACAGGCTCAATGTGACGGTGCAGGTTCGTTATACCAATGCAAAAGATGAGACGAAAAATTTTGATCAGTCATTCACTTATTATGCCGATTTCCCTCAGGACCAGACGCTGAACCAGAACGAAGCCCGCCTCTTGCCCACTATCCGCGAAAATATTGTGCAGCAGATTTTTAATAAATCGGCCGCCGACTGGTAG